In Thermodesulfovibrionales bacterium, the sequence TCCAGCACAGGGGACAGGAAGGGGCCGGAATCTGTTCATCCGATGGCAAGCAGCTCTACATCGAAAAGTCGATGGGTCTTGTCGCCGACATCTTTACCGAGAAGAGGCTGAAGAGGCTTCCGGGTTACATAGCGATCGGCCATAACCGTTATTCGACGGCCGGAAGCAGTGTTCTCAAGAACGTCCAGCCCATCGTCGCAAATTTTGCCCTCGGCGCCCTCGCCCTGGCCCACAACGGCAATATAGTCAATGCTGCTGAACTGAGGAAGGATCTCGAAGAGCAGGGAGCCATCTTTCAGTCGACCTCTGACAGTGAAGTCATCGTCCATCTCATTGCCCATGCAAAGGGGGATGACCCTTATGACAGAATAATACAGGCCCTCAATAAAGTGAGCGGAGCCTTCAGTCTCCTGATCATTACCGAGAAGGAGCTTATCGCAGTCAGGGATTCCTTTGGTGTCAGGCCTCTTTGCCTGGGGCAGGTGGACGGCGCCTATGTCGTCGCCTCAGAGACCTGTGCACTGGATCTCATCAACGCCTCCTATATCAGAGATGTCGAGCCAGGAGAGATGCTCATCATCGGCGAGAACGGCATGAGGTCGGTGAAGGCCATGACCACCCAAAGGCAGGCACACTGTATATTCGAGTTCATCTATTTTTCGCGGCCCGACAGCTATATCTTTGGCTATCAGAATGTGAACGAGATCAGGAAGGAGTTCGGACGGCAGCTCGCGCGGGAATCGAAGGTGGACGCTGACCTTGTCATTCCCGTTCCTGACTCCGGTGTGCCTGCTGCAATAGGCTTCTCCGAGGAGAGCGGGATCCCTCTCGACTTCGGCCTGATACGCAACCACTACGTCGGCAGGACCTTTATAGAGCCTCGTCAGACCATACGCCACTTCGGCGTGAAGATCAAGCTCAATCCTGTCAGGAAGCTCCTTGAAGGAAAGAGGGTGATCGTTGTTGACGACTCGATTGTGAGGGGGACGACGAGCAAGAAGATCGTAAAGATGATTCGCGAAGTAGGCGGAGCCAGGGAAGTCCACCTGAGGATCAGCTCTCCGCAGACCATCGGCCCCTGCTTCTACGGCATCGATACGCCGACGAGGCAGGAGCTCATCGCGGCCACGCACCTGACGGAAGAGATACGGAAGTACGTGACAGCCGATTCCCTCGCCTACCTCAGTCTTGAGGGAATGAAGAGGATCGTCCCTGATTCCGGTGACTACTGCACAGCCTGTTTCGACAACGACTATCCCATCGGTTTCCCCGGCGAACATCTTGAACAGCTGGAGTTCATGTTCCGCTAGATGCCCCCATGGTGACCGAATCCATCAGGGCCATCTTCAAAACAAACCTTGGTATCAGAAGAGATGAAAGGGTCCTCGTCTTTACTGACAGGATAGGGGAAACCGAGATCATCGATTCACAGGACTGGTGCAGGAGGGAGAGGCTGAGGGACATTGCGCTTCTCACTGCAGAGATCGGAAAGGCTTTCGCAAGGAAGGTAACCTTTGCCGAATATCCCTCAACCATGGTCCACGGCGCTGAGCCGCCTGAAGAGCTCTGGAGACGCGCCTTTGGCGACAAGGCTGTGGATAGCCTGAAGGCAGCAAGGATCTTTGGTGCCCTTCTTTCGAAGACGATTTCAGACGACGGGATCAGGAAGACGGAAGAGATCATAGGGAGATACTGCCGTTCTTCGGTTCATGCAGTCATTGCGCTTTCAAATTACTCTACAAGCCATACCCAATTCAGGGACCTTCTTACGAGGATCTGCGGCTGCCGTTATGCGAGCATGCCCCTCTTTGATATGTCAATGCTCGAAGGCCCTATGGCAGTGGACTGGAGGCTTCAGGCATCCAGGACGAAGGCCGTAGCGAATCTTGTTACCAAGGCTGAGACAGTCGAAGTAAAGACTCCGAACGGGACATATCTTGAGCTCGCAAAGTCAGGACGGAAGGCATTGCCTGATACCGGGATGCTCACAAAAAGGGGCTCCTTTGGAAATCTTCCCTCGGGTGAGGCTTTTT encodes:
- the purF gene encoding amidophosphoribosyltransferase, yielding MFHDIHEECGVFGVFNHPEASNLTYLGLYALQHRGQEGAGICSSDGKQLYIEKSMGLVADIFTEKRLKRLPGYIAIGHNRYSTAGSSVLKNVQPIVANFALGALALAHNGNIVNAAELRKDLEEQGAIFQSTSDSEVIVHLIAHAKGDDPYDRIIQALNKVSGAFSLLIITEKELIAVRDSFGVRPLCLGQVDGAYVVASETCALDLINASYIRDVEPGEMLIIGENGMRSVKAMTTQRQAHCIFEFIYFSRPDSYIFGYQNVNEIRKEFGRQLARESKVDADLVIPVPDSGVPAAIGFSEESGIPLDFGLIRNHYVGRTFIEPRQTIRHFGVKIKLNPVRKLLEGKRVIVVDDSIVRGTTSKKIVKMIREVGGAREVHLRISSPQTIGPCFYGIDTPTRQELIAATHLTEEIRKYVTADSLAYLSLEGMKRIVPDSGDYCTACFDNDYPIGFPGEHLEQLEFMFR